GGAGGTGAGTGTGGAGAATGAaacaatagtgtgtgtgtgtgtgtgtgggcggggGGTGCATgttgtgcgtctgtgtgtgtaaAATGAAGGCAGGAAGGGTCAGGAATGAGACCCTGCCAGAATCCAGATGACAGGTAACAATGATGCAGCAGATGGATGAGAGATGGTTTTAAGTAAAACCAACAGGGCACATGCCTAGTAAGActagggggcagggcaggagaagtGCATGCCGGGTGGGTGTCATGTGGTGCCCTGGATTAGAACAGGGAAGGTAGGAGAGAGGCTGAGGGTCTAGAGAGTCTCCTTGGGAAAGGCAGCCTCTCAAGTTGGCCGTGGAGTGAGACACAATGGACCGAGTGAGGCACCAGGTGCGAGGGCACAGCGGTGGGCTGGGCAGGTGCCCCTCCTGGGCCAAGCCGGAGGGAATGGGCGAGAAAAGACACCACGTGTGAATGTGAAGCCGGAGACACCCGGCATCAAGCCCCTGGGGACCACTGAGTCCCGAGAGCAACTTGACCCCAGCTGCCCTGGCTCCAAGGAATGATCCACATTGTCAGCTCAGCTGTGCTCTCTCTGAGAAGGGCCTGAGCAGGGTATGGAGGGTGGCAGGAGCCTTCTGGAAGCTTCTCCAGCTGGCCTGAATACCTTTATGTTCACCAGGGGCCTCCATCTGGGTCCCCTAATGAAGAGCTGTCACCAGAcagcccagagcctgccctgaaTCACCTTGTCACTCTGGGGAATCTCATCagtcccccacccctgcccctcccacccctttggGAACTCAGGGTCTCTGGTGGAGGTGGGGCCACCCTGAGGGCTCACTCCAGTCAGGGCAGCGGGGTGACGTGGACCCTCAGGTGAACCGTGAGTGCGGAGCTGCGGCTGAAGGTCTTCCCGCAATCGCTGCACCTGTAGGGCTCCTGGCAGGCGTGGACCCTCCAGGGCTTGATGAGGGAGAAGTTCTGCGCAAAGGCCTTTGTACAAACCTCACAACGATAGGGCTTCTCTCCGGAGTTCTCAGGTGTTGGATCAGGGCCGAGCAGTCACTGAGGGTGCGGCCACAGGCCTCGCACCTGTAGGACTTCTCCCTGGTGTGGACCCTCCGGCGCTGACTCAGATGCGTTACCCGGCTGAAGGCCTTCCTATGCTCCTCACATGCGTGCAGCTTTGCCCAGGTGTGTACGACGTGGTGCTGGGCCAGGTGGATGCTGCGGCCCAAGGCCTCCCCGCACTTCCGCGAGTGGCTCCTCTGTGCGCCCCCAGGGCCGCCGGCTCTGGAACGTGCTCCCACATTTGCCGCACCTGGAGGACCCCTTCCTGAGGACGTGCAGGCGGGCCCTGTCCGGTATCCACCAACCGCCCCAGTTTCTCTTCGGAAGGAGTCTTCTCTCCAGAGGTGAAGTCTGGCCACACAGCGGGACCTTCCCCCGAGGCCCTGGCTTCATGGCCCAGCTGGTCTATGGGGGCGTCCTCCTGAAACCCATCTCCTGGGTGGCAGACTTTGTCCATCTCTCCCTGAGAGCCTGgccagcctctctgagctgccCTGGGGTTCGCAGGCCTTGCTGAGGGCGGGTCCCAGGGAAAGCCCTCCCACCAGGGTTTCGGAGGCCCCGAATCACGGCTCCGACTCTTTGAGCTGCTCTGCTTACAGTTTGCCTCTGAGAGCTCAGACCCCAGCTCCCGTCCTGAAATAGCCAGAACCGCAGGGTCACTGCTTCCTCCAGACCAGGTCTCGCCTGTGCTGCCCAGCCCGGCTTACTCTGAAAGGGGAGATGTGCGCCACTCCGGACACTTGGCCCCATTTCCAGGATAGAGTTTCTCATCTGGTGTCTTGGATGATGAAAGGGCACAGGACTGTCCTCCCAAACTCGTGCCACAGGCTCCCATCCACCCCTCACCCACCGGCCCCATCAACCCTCCAAACTCTCCAGTCTCTCAGGCTCCAGCGTCAGAAGAACCCTGAGGCTGCACTGACCTGAGAGAGGGCAGGAGCAAGAGTGAGCACGTGGggcacctgctccccaccccaggggcagGCTAGAGCTCCCAACCCTACCACCCTGCCCGCCCGCGGGGCCGCGGTGGGTCTGCAGATGCTCCGTAACTACAGGCCCAATGAGGGAATCAGTCCAGATGCAGCCGACTCTACTGTGAAC
This region of Camelus ferus isolate YT-003-E chromosome 9, BCGSAC_Cfer_1.0, whole genome shotgun sequence genomic DNA includes:
- the ZSCAN22 gene encoding LOW QUALITY PROTEIN: zinc finger and SCAN domain-containing protein 22 (The sequence of the model RefSeq protein was modified relative to this genomic sequence to represent the inferred CDS: inserted 3 bases in 3 codons; substituted 1 base at 1 genomic stop codon) — protein: MATPSSPLSPVPGDQDGFLWVKVEFQAQDSGCGHTAHPEAACLRLLHFRCEEASNPHEALARLRELCCQWLWPEVHSKEQMLELLVLEQFLGALPPEIQAWVRGQHPKSGEEAAVLVEDLTQALDQRGRELGSELSEANCKQSXLKESEPXFGASETLVGGLSLGPALSKACEPQGSSERLARLSGRXWTKSATQEMGFRSQGLGGRSRCVARLHLWREDSFRRETGAVGGYRTGPACTSSGRGPPGAANVGARSRAGGPGGAQRSHSRKCGEALGRSIHLAQHHVVHTWAKLHACEEHRKAFSRVTHLSQRRRVHTREKSYRCEACGRTLSDCSALIQHLRXSGEKPYRCEVCTKAFAQNFSLIKPWRVHACQEPYRCSDCGKTFSRSSALTVHLRVHVTPLP